A genomic region of Nostoc sp. UHCC 0702 contains the following coding sequences:
- a CDS encoding cysteine synthase A codes for MDIKNGFVGTVGNTPLIRLNSFSEETGCEILAKAEFLNPGGSVKDRAALYIIQDAEEKGLLKPGGTVVEGTAGNTGIGLAHICNAKGYKCLIIIPDTQSQEKIDALTALGAEVRPVPAVPYRDPNNYVKLSGRVAAELENAIWANQFDNLANRRAHYETTGPEIWAQTDGKIDAWTAATGTGGTFAGVALYLKEQNPAIKSVVADPLGSGLYSYIKTGEIKIEGNSITEGIGNSRVTANMEGAPADDAIQIDDKEALRVVYQLLRQDGLLMGGSTGINVAAAVALAKQLGPGHTIVTILCDSGSRYQSRIFNREWLASKGLSID; via the coding sequence ATGGATATTAAAAATGGCTTTGTTGGCACAGTTGGTAACACACCCTTAATTCGCTTAAACAGCTTTAGTGAAGAAACAGGCTGCGAAATCCTCGCTAAAGCCGAATTTCTCAATCCTGGCGGTTCAGTCAAAGACCGCGCCGCACTTTACATTATCCAAGATGCGGAAGAAAAAGGTTTGCTCAAGCCTGGTGGCACCGTCGTAGAAGGAACCGCTGGTAATACTGGTATTGGATTAGCCCATATTTGCAACGCTAAAGGCTACAAATGCCTAATTATTATCCCTGATACCCAATCACAAGAAAAAATAGATGCATTGACAGCATTAGGGGCAGAAGTTCGTCCCGTCCCTGCCGTACCTTACAGAGATCCAAATAACTATGTCAAGCTATCGGGCAGAGTCGCCGCCGAGTTAGAAAACGCTATTTGGGCGAATCAGTTTGATAATTTAGCCAATCGTCGCGCTCATTACGAAACCACAGGCCCAGAAATTTGGGCCCAGACAGATGGTAAAATTGATGCATGGACAGCTGCTACCGGTACTGGTGGTACCTTTGCCGGAGTAGCGTTGTACCTTAAAGAACAAAATCCGGCGATTAAAAGCGTCGTTGCCGACCCCCTGGGTAGCGGACTTTATAGCTATATCAAAACAGGTGAAATCAAAATAGAAGGAAATTCCATCACCGAAGGAATCGGTAACAGTCGCGTCACAGCCAACATGGAAGGCGCACCCGCTGATGATGCCATCCAGATAGATGACAAAGAAGCTTTGCGGGTTGTTTACCAATTACTGCGTCAAGATGGCTTGTTAATGGGCGGTTCGACGGGTATTAATGTTGCGGCTGCTGTTGCCTTGGCAAAGCAATTGGGGCCAGGACACACCATTGTCACCATTTTATGTGATAGTGGTTCCCGCTATCAATCGCGGATATTCAACCGTGAATGGCTTGCCTCAAAAGGGCTATCAATAGATTAG
- a CDS encoding SDR family oxidoreductase, with protein sequence MVKRIVITGISRGLGYAMAEQFIHEGHTVYGCVRSETVVEKLRQKFGSPHDFAVVDVTNEQQVQTWAQRLLSQYEPPDLLINNAAIINYLAPLWKVPTEEFSQLIDINIKGVFHVIRHFVPAMVEKKHGIIVNFSSGWGRSTSGEVAPYCASKWAIEGLTRSLAQELPPGMAAVPLNPGIINTDMLQIGFGEEAADYPTASEWVKKAVPFILQLQPKDNGVPLSVPE encoded by the coding sequence ATGGTCAAGCGCATCGTCATCACTGGCATCAGTCGAGGTCTTGGTTATGCTATGGCTGAGCAATTTATTCATGAGGGACACACTGTTTATGGTTGTGTTCGTTCAGAAACGGTAGTGGAGAAACTACGCCAAAAGTTTGGTTCGCCCCATGATTTTGCTGTGGTAGATGTTACCAATGAACAGCAAGTCCAAACTTGGGCACAGCGTTTACTCAGCCAATATGAACCACCAGATTTGCTGATTAATAATGCGGCAATTATTAATTATCTAGCACCTCTGTGGAAAGTTCCTACTGAGGAGTTTTCCCAGTTGATTGATATCAACATCAAAGGAGTTTTTCATGTAATTCGCCACTTTGTCCCAGCAATGGTAGAAAAAAAACACGGCATCATAGTTAACTTTAGTTCTGGCTGGGGGCGTTCTACTTCTGGTGAAGTTGCACCATACTGCGCTTCCAAGTGGGCAATTGAAGGGCTAACTCGTTCTCTAGCTCAAGAATTACCCCCTGGTATGGCTGCTGTTCCCCTCAACCCTGGAATCATTAATACTGATATGTTGCAAATTGGTTTTGGAGAAGAAGCGGCTGATTACCCAACTGCTTCAGAGTGGGTAAAAAAAGCAGTTCCCTTTATCTTGCAATTGCAACCCAAGGATAACGGTGTGCCTTTGTCAGTCCCAGAATGA
- a CDS encoding DUF2442 domain-containing protein: MKEIYQVALRCQAKAINDRTLVIEFTNQEIKKYDIVHLLENPAFAPLLQRAFFKKFQVEQGGYGIVWNENIDLSEYELWKNGITVAEGDRSLTL, translated from the coding sequence TTGAAGGAGATTTACCAAGTCGCGCTCAGATGCCAAGCAAAAGCAATTAACGATCGCACCTTGGTGATTGAATTTACCAATCAAGAAATCAAAAAATATGATATTGTCCATCTTTTAGAAAATCCCGCGTTTGCTCCACTTCTTCAAAGAGCTTTTTTCAAGAAGTTTCAGGTTGAGCAAGGGGGCTACGGGATTGTGTGGAATGAAAATATTGATCTGAGTGAGTATGAGCTTTGGAAAAATGGCATAACAGTAGCAGAAGGCGATCGCTCACTTACGCTGTAG
- a CDS encoding tetratricopeptide repeat protein — MNAHLVVEEKPARQKQKLMTLSKYVQKYPQGWKKRLELADLLYEMGNWQQAVAEYRQVISRQPQLIDVRLQLGKILQIMGLEKEALEIYEKALLLSENEATQNHIKGLIAVCRGESQKAIIAFNLAAALEPDKVVHWLALAQVHQEKENPIGTLSALEQVLSINPDDLVALIYSYDALMAVGDIQTAREQLNRAIALAGDDLRVLQRQIDQRCQMRLVSGQEGKLTKKMISSLLRQAPDGAEAHKSLAYYHILRGDWAQGVEVLAEFTAEHPNHPYGWYYYGRCLFDTGEYQKAAQMMGKAYHLYPDDCEIYRGLCEILPIEPHPLPLSYEEKGVRGEGSKTTLASIVEEMLRRFPERWSVWATAGRVLVEHFKEFERGCQVSEHGTQLQPQLADAWLRHGRVLALALKHQQAVEALEKGWELLPAGGYLQSVPAAVWLGESYRVLGDVAASKQWWEAACEECQELRAFNPAVADYWLGRALAGLGGTGWGRYRLMKVL, encoded by the coding sequence ATGAATGCTCACTTGGTTGTAGAAGAAAAGCCAGCTAGACAAAAGCAGAAACTCATGACCTTAAGTAAGTATGTCCAAAAATATCCCCAAGGATGGAAAAAAAGATTAGAACTAGCTGATTTGCTTTACGAGATGGGAAACTGGCAACAAGCCGTTGCAGAATATCGTCAAGTGATTTCACGACAACCTCAATTAATTGATGTGCGGCTGCAATTGGGAAAAATTTTGCAGATCATGGGACTAGAAAAAGAGGCTCTTGAAATATATGAAAAAGCCTTATTGTTATCTGAAAATGAAGCAACTCAGAATCATATAAAAGGATTGATTGCAGTTTGCAGAGGTGAGAGTCAGAAGGCAATCATTGCATTTAATTTAGCCGCTGCTTTAGAACCTGACAAAGTAGTCCACTGGCTAGCTTTGGCACAGGTGCATCAGGAAAAAGAAAATCCTATTGGGACTCTCAGCGCCTTGGAGCAGGTTTTGTCAATCAACCCAGATGACCTTGTGGCCTTGATTTACAGCTATGACGCGCTGATGGCGGTGGGGGATATTCAAACAGCTAGAGAGCAGTTGAACAGGGCTATAGCCTTAGCTGGAGATGATTTGCGGGTACTGCAACGACAAATTGATCAGCGTTGTCAGATGAGATTGGTATCTGGTCAGGAGGGGAAGCTGACTAAAAAAATGATTAGCTCTCTATTGCGACAGGCTCCTGATGGGGCTGAGGCTCACAAATCCCTGGCATATTATCACATTCTCCGAGGGGATTGGGCGCAAGGTGTGGAAGTGTTAGCAGAGTTTACCGCAGAACACCCAAATCATCCTTATGGTTGGTATTACTATGGGCGATGCTTGTTTGATACGGGGGAATATCAGAAAGCGGCGCAGATGATGGGGAAAGCTTATCATTTGTATCCCGATGATTGTGAAATTTATCGGGGGTTGTGTGAAATTTTGCCGATTGAACCTCACCCCCTACCCCTCTCCTACGAGGAGAAGGGAGTAAGAGGAGAGGGGAGTAAGACGACTCTTGCTTCCATAGTGGAGGAGATGTTGAGGCGGTTTCCTGAACGCTGGAGTGTTTGGGCTACTGCGGGGCGGGTGTTGGTGGAACATTTTAAAGAGTTTGAACGAGGGTGTCAGGTTTCGGAACATGGGACACAACTACAGCCCCAGTTAGCTGATGCTTGGTTGCGTCATGGACGGGTGTTGGCTTTGGCGCTTAAACATCAACAAGCAGTGGAGGCGTTGGAGAAAGGATGGGAGTTGTTACCAGCAGGGGGTTATCTGCAATCCGTACCTGCTGCGGTTTGGCTGGGGGAGAGTTACCGAGTCTTGGGGGATGTTGCGGCTAGTAAGCAATGGTGGGAAGCAGCTTGTGAGGAATGTCAGGAATTGAGGGCGTTTAACCCAGCTGTGGCTGATTACTGGTTAGGGAGAGCTTTGGCGGGGTTGGGGGGGACAGGTTGGGGGCGATACAGGCTGATGAAAGTGCTTTGA
- a CDS encoding sigma-70 family RNA polymerase sigma factor, with translation MSPIQANLEQKLLFCLSKNENRNLLPKQSQFKALSQNNGGDFWQLWELYQDYFYKCCLKWMEGNSYDAEDALNQAMLKAWNEWTKYPNKITYPKAWLARIIYNLCMDVHRQRKREALAIENIDDIKLADHAAFYSNVELPESNILALEMRAYLRHQIKSLPVRLRHPFILHCCQEKSYKDIAQQLALSEDNVRKRIQEARKILQKQLKKYFAGEDKTSLDFFSPSLKNSIPMVQEFQSDKTLRPFDRLRASQAQCGAVIGNWESSIPTKNKHEEINYKLTVICLETLAPHWYSSPNSLGWR, from the coding sequence ATGAGTCCTATACAAGCAAACCTAGAACAAAAACTTTTGTTCTGCTTATCAAAGAATGAAAACAGGAATCTATTGCCAAAGCAAAGCCAATTTAAAGCTTTATCTCAAAATAATGGTGGGGATTTTTGGCAATTGTGGGAATTATACCAAGATTATTTTTATAAATGTTGCCTCAAGTGGATGGAAGGTAATTCTTATGATGCCGAAGATGCACTCAATCAGGCAATGCTCAAAGCCTGGAATGAATGGACAAAATATCCAAATAAAATCACATATCCTAAAGCGTGGTTAGCTCGAATTATTTATAATTTGTGCATGGATGTGCATCGACAACGCAAACGAGAAGCTCTAGCAATTGAAAATATTGACGATATTAAATTAGCAGATCATGCAGCATTTTATTCTAACGTAGAATTGCCTGAATCCAATATTTTGGCTTTGGAGATGCGGGCATACCTCCGCCATCAAATTAAATCCTTACCTGTTAGACTGCGCCATCCTTTTATTTTACACTGCTGCCAAGAAAAATCCTATAAAGATATTGCCCAGCAACTCGCCCTTTCTGAAGATAACGTTCGCAAACGCATTCAAGAAGCGCGAAAGATTCTGCAAAAGCAGTTAAAAAAGTATTTTGCAGGGGAAGATAAAACTTCTCTAGATTTCTTCTCGCCATCCTTAAAAAACTCAATTCCGATGGTACAAGAGTTTCAATCTGATAAAACACTTCGACCCTTCGACAGACTCAGGGCATCGCAAGCTCAGTGCGGTGCGGTGATTGGTAATTGGGAATCATCAATACCAACAAAAAACAAGCACGAAGAAATTAATTATAAACTAACCGTAATATGTCTGGAAACCTTAGCACCTCATTGGTACAGTTCACCCAATTCTCTAGGCTGGAGATGA
- a CDS encoding NAD(P)H-dependent oxidoreductase subunit E, with the protein MTDITKSSNFSQTDQPTFPKCVRVCQNRTCKKQGAAKVLAAFAALPVPGVTVMASSCLGQCGNGPMLLVLPDMVWYGGVRPEEVPLVVEEHLLGGQRVKQMLYYRFHPHG; encoded by the coding sequence ATGACTGACATCACAAAATCATCAAACTTTTCCCAAACAGACCAGCCAACTTTTCCTAAGTGTGTGCGGGTGTGCCAAAATCGCACTTGTAAAAAGCAAGGTGCTGCAAAGGTATTGGCAGCTTTTGCAGCTTTGCCAGTCCCAGGTGTGACGGTCATGGCTAGTAGCTGTTTGGGACAATGCGGTAATGGGCCAATGCTTTTAGTGTTGCCTGATATGGTTTGGTATGGCGGTGTTCGACCCGAAGAAGTACCTCTGGTGGTAGAAGAACACTTATTAGGTGGCCAAAGAGTCAAACAAATGCTTTACTATCGGTTTCATCCCCACGGATAA
- a CDS encoding PIN domain-containing protein: MSYILDTNIISELIAKLPNQKLIDWLKGIDTNNLFLSVITIGEIRKRIEKLPEFLRKKDIQDWFENELLIGFEERILPLDLSVILLWGELVGANYVQDRDDLPPPLPRGDGASRGVKYIAASQRNGITI, from the coding sequence ATGAGCTATATTTTAGATACAAATATTATTTCTGAATTGATCGCCAAGCTGCCCAATCAAAAACTAATTGATTGGCTTAAAGGGATAGATACAAACAATCTTTTTCTAAGTGTAATCACCATTGGTGAAATTAGAAAGAGAATTGAAAAACTACCTGAATTCTTGCGGAAAAAGGATATTCAAGACTGGTTTGAAAATGAATTACTTATAGGATTCGAGGAAAGAATTTTACCATTAGATTTATCAGTGATATTGTTATGGGGAGAGTTGGTAGGAGCGAATTACGTGCAGGATAGGGATGATTTACCTCCCCCCTTACCAAGGGGGGACGGCGCTAGCCGGGGGGTAAAATATATTGCAGCTTCACAAAGAAACGGTATAACTATTTGA